A region of Acidobacteriota bacterium DNA encodes the following proteins:
- the ndk gene encoding nucleoside-diphosphate kinase: ARHAGRIIQRIEESGFQIRAIKRLHLTRTQAEGFYAVHRERPFFAGLTDFMSSGPVVVLALEAADAIKKWRTLMGATDPAQADAGTLRKEFGTSIERNATHGSDAPETAAFEVGYFFAGYELT, from the coding sequence GCCCGTCACGCCGGGCGGATCATCCAGCGCATCGAGGAGTCGGGCTTCCAGATCCGTGCCATCAAGCGGTTGCACCTCACGAGGACGCAGGCTGAAGGGTTCTACGCGGTGCACCGCGAGCGCCCTTTTTTTGCCGGGTTGACCGACTTCATGTCATCCGGGCCGGTGGTCGTGCTCGCGCTCGAGGCGGCCGACGCGATCAAGAAGTGGCGCACGCTGATGGGCGCGACCGATCCGGCACAAGCCGACGCAGGCACGCTCCGCAAGGAATTCGGCACATCGATCGAGCGCAACGCCACGCACGGCTCGGACGCTCCCGAGACGGCCGCATTCGAGGTCGGCTATTTCTTCGCCGGCTACGAGTTGACCTAG